Sequence from the Synergistota bacterium genome:
TTCCTCCTTTTACTATATGTCCTGCATGAATCTTCCTTCTTTCATCTGAAACTATCCCATGGAGATGGACAACCACTTCTCCTCTACCATCCTTCCCTATAATTCCGTTTCCGCAAAGGAATTCCAAGGGTCCCTCAACAGATACCGGTTCGCAATATCTGGTTTTGAGCTTCTTAGTTTCGTCCTTTACGGCGTACACGAAAGTAAACTTTCTCAAGCTTCCAAGCATTACATCTATACTGCCACTTTCCAAGCCATGCTTTCTGCATATATTAAGGACTCCTTCTATAAGATCGGTTCCGGGAAGGATTCTCCCCACAATAAGTCTTCCGCCCTTGCACTCAACGGAAGAGGTTCTGACTTCCTCCTTCATGAGTTTTCTCCTCCTTTTTAATCTCACTCCTTACTTAAAGGTTACATTCGGGAACCATGTTACTATTTGGGGGAAAATTATACAGAGCGCTAATCCTATCGCTTGCAGGCTTACGAAAGATAAAACTCCCTTATAGATATCTTTTGTGGTTACCTCTGGAGGTGCTACCCCCTTCAGGAAAAATATGGCATAAGCAAACGGTGGGGTTAAGAATGACATCTGAAGATTAACCGCTATGAGCACTGCAAAGTAGAGAGGATC
This genomic interval carries:
- a CDS encoding DNA-binding protein produces the protein MKEEVRTSSVECKGGRLIVGRILPGTDLIEGVLNICRKHGLESGSIDVMLGSLRKFTFVYAVKDETKKLKTRYCEPVSVEGPLEFLCGNGIIGKDGRGEVVVHLHGIVSDERRKIHAGHIVKGGNPVLATIELVIRELPDIEIRRELDEETEFPLFKFNRKRS
- a CDS encoding TRAP transporter large permease subunit → DPLYFAVLIAVNLQMSFLTPPFAYAIFFLKGVAPPEVTTKDIYKGVLSFVSLQAIGLALCIIFPQIVTWFPNVTFK